The following coding sequences are from one Pigmentibacter sp. JX0631 window:
- a CDS encoding acyl-CoA dehydrogenase encodes MLNHSFNPLTHLKEEESMFFHSVLEFAKKEIQPHIAEMDEKELLSPEIINKIFDLGLMAIEVPEKYGGAGGSFFQAILAIQALAQVDPSVSVFVDVQNTLVANALLKWGPEQIKNKYFPQMAKNRVGSYCLTESNSGSDAFALRTTASDKGSHYELNGKKIFITNAKEASVFLVFANISPELGYKGITAFFVDKDMGGVTLGRKESKLGIRASSTCEVIFENAKVPKENVIGEVGKGYKIAIETLNEGRIGIAAQMLGLAEGAYFAAVQYAKQREQFGKTISQFQGIQFQIADMAIRIEAAKLMVYNAARLKDAGLSFVKEAAMAKRFASEVAENVASTALEIFGGYGFIKEFPVEKFYRDAKIGKIYEGTTNMQLQTIAKMILD; translated from the coding sequence ATGCTAAATCATTCTTTCAATCCATTGACACATTTAAAAGAAGAAGAATCCATGTTTTTTCATTCAGTTCTTGAATTTGCGAAAAAAGAAATTCAACCGCACATAGCTGAAATGGATGAAAAAGAACTCTTGTCACCTGAAATAATAAATAAAATTTTTGATCTAGGTTTAATGGCAATTGAAGTTCCTGAAAAATATGGTGGCGCAGGCGGATCTTTCTTCCAAGCAATTCTTGCTATTCAGGCTTTAGCTCAAGTCGATCCTAGTGTCAGTGTTTTTGTTGATGTCCAAAATACTTTAGTCGCAAATGCTCTTTTAAAATGGGGACCAGAGCAAATAAAAAATAAATATTTTCCGCAAATGGCTAAAAATAGAGTGGGAAGTTATTGTTTAACAGAATCTAATAGTGGGTCAGATGCTTTTGCACTTAGAACAACTGCTAGTGATAAAGGTTCTCACTATGAATTAAATGGTAAAAAAATATTTATTACCAATGCAAAAGAGGCTTCTGTATTTCTTGTTTTTGCAAACATTAGCCCAGAATTAGGTTACAAAGGAATTACTGCTTTTTTTGTTGATAAAGATATGGGTGGAGTTACTTTAGGTAGGAAAGAATCTAAATTAGGAATTCGAGCTAGTAGTACTTGTGAAGTTATTTTTGAGAATGCTAAAGTACCAAAAGAAAATGTTATTGGTGAAGTAGGGAAAGGTTATAAAATTGCAATTGAAACTTTGAATGAAGGTAGAATTGGCATAGCTGCGCAAATGTTAGGGCTTGCTGAAGGCGCATATTTTGCAGCAGTACAATATGCAAAGCAACGTGAACAATTCGGCAAAACAATTTCTCAGTTTCAAGGAATTCAGTTTCAGATTGCAGATATGGCTATTCGTATTGAAGCTGCTAAGCTGATGGTTTACAATGCTGCTCGATTGAAAGATGCTGGTCTCAGTTTTGTAAAAGAAGCTGCTATGGCAAAACGTTTTGCAAGTGAAGTTGCGGAAAATGTAGCCAGTACTGCGTTAGAAATTTTTGGAGGCTATGGTTTTATCAAAGAATTTCCAGTTGAAAAGTTTTATCGCGATGCAAAAATTGGCAAAATTTATGAAGGAACGACCAACATGCAGTTGCAAACTATTGCAAAGATGATACTAGATTAA
- the yajC gene encoding preprotein translocase subunit YajC, with translation MNFKLATLKLSAILVSSSFGSAVMAQTAASAPQQAPAGAASAGAPQGGPMWVNLALMGGIILFMWLFVFRPQSKRAKEQKEFLNSLTPGVEVITAGGIIGTVVEVKDNIVSLNVGNSTLRVIKSSISGRLEAAAASVK, from the coding sequence ATGAATTTTAAATTAGCGACATTGAAATTGAGTGCTATATTGGTTTCTTCTAGTTTTGGCAGTGCTGTCATGGCTCAAACTGCTGCGAGTGCTCCTCAGCAAGCTCCAGCAGGGGCTGCTTCTGCAGGCGCTCCTCAAGGAGGCCCAATGTGGGTTAATTTAGCCCTCATGGGTGGAATTATTCTATTTATGTGGCTATTCGTTTTCCGTCCTCAGTCGAAAAGAGCAAAAGAGCAAAAAGAATTTTTAAATTCTTTAACTCCAGGGGTCGAGGTAATTACAGCTGGAGGAATAATTGGGACAGTTGTTGAAGTGAAAGACAACATAGTTTCATTAAATGTAGGAAATTCTACGTTACGCGTTATCAAATCTTCCATTTCTGGAAGACTAGAGGCTGCTGCAGCTTCTGTAAAGTAA
- the recJ gene encoding single-stranded-DNA-specific exonuclease RecJ: MVFTTNQEEVTQHFTNEYLCTTERYAWKIKDIFAKNSDSFAEYFSQKKKFLLNGQMLETDGALLRLLPEPWLLKDLKLACERILQAIRQKEKITIFGDYDVDGTTSCAMLQQFFAEINYPVDIYIPDRLLEGYGLNSIGLRKLAAQQTRLVITVDNGISAVAACEESKQLGIDVIVTDHHDIPLKLPNAFAILNPKQENCLFPEKMIAGVGVAFYLLIGLRQKLKENSFKCDINLKNYLDFVAIGTIADMAPLVGANYILCKIGLEVLLQNISLGNRLGIQELLLCAGWKVGQKVTASDIGFKIGPRLNAAGRLGNALRSVELLATSDINSAKEMAFHLHQENSERQLLEKQYTEEAFELVRKMSFIPDALVLHQPHWHPGVVGLVATRVLEKFYRPVLVFGTVDGKLKGSGRSTHAFNLFATLNAARDEFISFGGHFHAVGLTISPEKLEWLTEYLHSQAKINIQDKDKTPLLKVDGLLSLESLTLSLVEKLEELEPYGVENPRTRWLLGPVQVRHVKRMGKDISQNHAKVLFYDGGSEAWLTAFGLAEVFEQFLETGLSVQLVVEAKLAVWNGRLTTDVRVIDYAPVLSSSLF; the protein is encoded by the coding sequence ATGGTTTTTACAACAAACCAAGAAGAAGTAACGCAGCATTTTACCAATGAATATTTATGTACTACGGAAAGATATGCTTGGAAAATAAAAGATATATTTGCTAAAAATTCAGATTCTTTTGCAGAATATTTTTCCCAAAAGAAAAAATTTTTACTCAATGGTCAAATGCTTGAAACAGATGGAGCCTTGCTACGTTTATTACCAGAACCTTGGTTATTAAAAGATCTTAAATTAGCTTGTGAGCGCATTCTGCAGGCTATTAGGCAAAAAGAAAAAATTACAATTTTTGGTGATTATGATGTAGATGGAACAACATCTTGCGCCATGTTACAGCAATTTTTTGCCGAGATAAATTATCCTGTTGATATTTATATTCCAGATAGGTTGCTCGAAGGATATGGACTCAATAGTATTGGCTTAAGAAAACTCGCCGCACAGCAAACAAGGCTAGTGATCACAGTAGATAATGGCATATCCGCAGTTGCTGCTTGTGAGGAAAGTAAACAGCTAGGTATAGATGTTATTGTTACTGATCATCATGATATTCCTCTAAAATTGCCTAATGCTTTTGCAATTTTGAATCCTAAACAGGAAAATTGTTTATTTCCAGAAAAAATGATTGCAGGCGTTGGTGTTGCATTTTATTTATTAATTGGATTAAGGCAGAAATTAAAAGAAAACAGCTTTAAATGTGACATTAATTTAAAAAATTATCTCGATTTTGTTGCAATTGGTACAATTGCAGATATGGCTCCGCTTGTGGGAGCAAATTATATTTTGTGTAAAATTGGTTTAGAAGTATTGTTGCAAAATATAAGTCTAGGAAACCGTCTGGGGATTCAAGAATTGTTACTTTGTGCTGGGTGGAAAGTTGGGCAAAAAGTGACCGCAAGTGATATTGGTTTTAAAATTGGCCCCCGTTTAAATGCTGCAGGTCGTTTAGGAAATGCTCTTAGAAGTGTTGAATTATTAGCTACTAGTGACATAAATTCAGCAAAAGAAATGGCTTTCCACTTGCATCAAGAAAACTCTGAGCGTCAACTTTTGGAAAAGCAATATACCGAAGAGGCATTTGAATTGGTGCGAAAAATGAGTTTCATACCCGATGCTCTTGTTTTGCATCAACCGCATTGGCATCCTGGGGTAGTCGGATTAGTAGCAACCCGAGTATTGGAAAAATTTTATAGACCTGTTCTTGTGTTTGGCACAGTAGATGGAAAATTAAAAGGAAGTGGTCGTTCGACACATGCATTTAATTTGTTTGCAACACTTAATGCTGCTCGCGATGAGTTTATTTCTTTTGGTGGACATTTTCATGCTGTGGGTTTGACAATTTCGCCAGAAAAATTGGAATGGCTAACGGAGTATTTACATTCTCAAGCGAAAATAAATATTCAGGATAAAGATAAAACTCCATTACTAAAAGTCGATGGTTTACTTTCTTTGGAAAGTTTAACTCTTTCTTTAGTAGAAAAACTTGAAGAATTAGAGCCTTATGGCGTCGAGAACCCGAGAACTCGCTGGTTGTTGGGGCCTGTTCAGGTTAGACATGTTAAAAGAATGGGCAAAGACATTTCCCAAAACCATGCTAAAGTTCTATTCTACGATGGAGGTTCAGAAGCTTGGTTGACAGCTTTTGGGTTAGCTGAAGTTTTTGAGCAATTTTTAGAAACAGGATTGAGTGTTCAGCTAGTAGTTGAAGCAAAACTAGCTGTTTGGAACGGGCGTCTGACAACCGATGTGCGGGTGATAGATTATGCGCCTGTTTTATCTTCGTCCTTATTCTAA
- the secF gene encoding protein translocase subunit SecF: MAFKLGNIQVFPHNYYFDFMKWRKFTVGISLLLVILSLVIVAVKGLNYSIDFLGGAEIQVNVVDRSISREKLQEAIKAIGIDHAEVTAYGNIAVRKDNSESFLIRIQREKGKDENATTGRAAELKEKLTAKFGAEKLVFASTTNISGKVGKEDEYKGYMALLLSCIGILIYIAFRFDARFSPGAVLCLIHNVIIALGFMTLLGRPFNTTSIAAFLTIVGYSINDTVIVYDRIRETRLLQPKMPMIDVVNKSISQTMNRTILTSVTAILALLVLSVLGGGSIEDFAITMLVGVVVGTYSSIYVAAPLTLMMDGYFTKLGWKQKEQKDKAVVEKPKDYAPPIYVRKKHPQEKK; this comes from the coding sequence ATGGCGTTTAAATTAGGAAACATTCAGGTTTTCCCACATAACTATTATTTTGATTTCATGAAATGGCGAAAATTTACTGTGGGAATTTCGTTATTACTTGTTATATTATCACTAGTAATTGTTGCAGTAAAAGGTCTGAATTATAGTATAGACTTTTTAGGCGGAGCAGAAATTCAAGTCAACGTAGTGGATCGTTCCATTTCACGTGAAAAGTTGCAAGAGGCCATAAAAGCTATTGGTATTGATCATGCTGAAGTAACTGCTTACGGGAATATTGCTGTCCGGAAGGATAATTCTGAATCCTTTTTAATTAGAATTCAAAGAGAAAAAGGAAAAGATGAAAATGCAACAACAGGAAGAGCAGCCGAATTAAAAGAAAAGTTAACTGCAAAGTTTGGTGCAGAGAAGCTTGTTTTTGCCTCTACAACAAATATTTCTGGCAAAGTAGGAAAAGAAGATGAATACAAGGGGTATATGGCTTTGCTGCTTTCTTGTATTGGTATTCTTATTTATATTGCCTTTCGTTTTGACGCAAGATTTTCTCCAGGCGCAGTTTTGTGTTTGATTCACAATGTTATTATTGCACTTGGTTTCATGACTTTACTCGGTCGTCCTTTTAACACCACTTCAATAGCAGCTTTTTTAACTATTGTTGGTTACTCTATAAATGATACGGTAATTGTTTACGATCGAATTCGTGAAACTAGGCTTTTGCAACCCAAAATGCCTATGATTGATGTTGTTAATAAAAGTATTAGTCAAACTATGAATCGGACTATTTTAACTTCAGTTACTGCTATCTTGGCTTTATTAGTATTATCCGTTTTAGGCGGTGGTTCTATTGAAGATTTCGCAATTACAATGTTGGTTGGTGTTGTTGTTGGTACTTATTCTTCTATTTATGTTGCAGCTCCATTAACTTTAATGATGGATGGTTACTTTACTAAGTTAGGCTGGAAACAAAAAGAGCAGAAAGATAAAGCTGTAGTTGAAAAACCAAAAGATTATGCTCCTCCTATTTATGTTAGAAAAAAACATCCACAGGAAAAAAAGTAA
- a CDS encoding methyl-accepting chemotaxis protein: MKKISLSFKLNLSLGILFFLILCISIYSILMINKTNSYSQNTGENWLPSIVAIGELKRDLIAGPRGLILYSLDWATNSSQAIKNKGLEEFSGNFKKFEDHLKNYAQYVSEPGEKELYDKSLSNWKILNDSIQEIKKIIEENKSPNIGFNFYREKMISQVTNLDEELNKISEYNYKGGVSSTNDGAYLTNLTNISMGITIISSMIIGYIIFLIIKKSTGLIEKAIKKLKEQSVENHRIANELKSGSKKLENSVTEQSAAIHETTAAINEITSMVNRTAENARESTEVAKKASEKSEIGQSTMTKLVKAMETIQESNVQLQNIAVIINQINSKTAVINDIVSKTELLSLNASIESARAGEYGKGFAVVAEEVGNLAKISGKSANEIQELITASQEQVNKILELTKARVDDGKKVTSEAQDSFIKISADIVKMSEVIQQIFEATREQEIGVRKISDAMSAIDKATQNSSLAVKSTAKSSEELVEQSDKLDGTAGNISLVIIGTR, translated from the coding sequence ATGAAAAAAATAAGTCTTAGTTTTAAATTAAATTTATCACTAGGTATATTATTTTTTCTTATATTATGCATCTCAATATATTCAATTTTAATGATAAATAAAACAAACTCTTATTCACAAAATACCGGAGAAAACTGGTTACCTAGTATTGTGGCAATTGGAGAATTAAAAAGAGATCTAATTGCAGGGCCAAGGGGGTTGATTTTATATTCCTTAGATTGGGCAACAAATTCTTCCCAAGCAATAAAAAATAAAGGATTAGAAGAATTTAGTGGAAATTTTAAAAAATTTGAAGACCACTTAAAAAATTATGCTCAATATGTCAGTGAACCAGGAGAAAAAGAATTATATGATAAATCTCTATCTAATTGGAAAATACTAAATGACAGTATTCAAGAAATAAAAAAAATTATTGAAGAAAATAAAAGTCCAAATATTGGATTTAATTTTTATCGTGAAAAAATGATTTCTCAAGTAACAAATTTAGATGAAGAATTAAATAAAATATCTGAATACAATTATAAAGGTGGTGTTAGTTCCACAAATGATGGCGCTTATTTAACTAATTTAACCAATATTTCAATGGGAATTACAATAATTTCTTCAATGATAATAGGTTATATTATTTTTCTCATAATTAAAAAATCTACAGGACTAATTGAAAAAGCGATAAAAAAATTAAAAGAACAAAGTGTTGAAAACCATAGAATTGCTAACGAATTAAAAAGTGGATCAAAAAAACTAGAGAATTCTGTTACCGAACAATCTGCAGCTATTCACGAAACCACAGCAGCAATTAATGAAATAACAAGTATGGTAAATCGTACTGCTGAAAATGCCAGAGAATCTACTGAAGTTGCAAAAAAGGCTTCTGAAAAGTCTGAAATTGGACAAAGCACGATGACAAAATTAGTAAAAGCAATGGAAACTATTCAAGAATCTAATGTACAGTTACAAAATATTGCAGTAATTATTAATCAAATTAATTCAAAAACTGCAGTAATAAATGACATCGTTTCCAAAACTGAATTACTATCACTAAATGCTTCCATAGAATCAGCAAGAGCAGGAGAATATGGAAAAGGTTTTGCTGTTGTTGCTGAAGAAGTTGGGAATTTAGCAAAAATTAGTGGAAAATCAGCAAATGAAATTCAAGAACTCATTACTGCTAGCCAAGAACAAGTAAACAAAATACTTGAACTAACCAAAGCCAGAGTTGATGATGGGAAAAAAGTAACTAGTGAAGCTCAAGACTCTTTCATTAAAATTTCAGCTGACATTGTAAAAATGTCAGAAGTAATTCAACAAATATTTGAAGCAACCCGTGAACAAGAAATAGGCGTAAGAAAAATATCTGATGCCATGTCCGCAATTGATAAAGCAACACAAAATAGCAGCCTTGCGGTTAAATCAACTGCAAAATCTTCTGAAGAATTAGTAGAACAGAGTGATAAGCTAGACGGTACAGCTGGGAATATTAGTTTAGTAATTATAGGGACGAGGTAA
- a CDS encoding methyl-accepting chemotaxis protein — protein sequence MKNSFAFKLNIATIILLSSILISGLYSIFMINKSQEYAHETGINWLPSVNLLAGISENFGQISRRHVTIIGNYITNQGKEKIDDDKAKLTEFIAAIEKKMEEYPNFISDAEEKNLFNLLSSAWKACKDEIVEDLKDLEEGKGNIVFETYNTKTLNLFLQTTKALENLTNYNAKGAYDSTKSGAYLTKLTSITMTLILIFSAIVTLTIFTINLKSLKSISKSVIDLKSQSKETNKIAHVLNDDSQKLSKSATEQANSVHETSSSIEEITSMVNRTAENAKESTEVATNASNKAEDGQVTMRKLVTAMETIQDSNAQLQNIATIINQINTKTAVINDIVSKTELLSLNASIESARAGEYGKGFAVVAEEVGNLAKISGKSANEIQELITSSQEQVNKILELTKERVEEGKKVTAEAQDAFQQISEDISNMSSVIVQISDATREQEIGVRQISTAMTNIDRATQTSNAAVKTTSEAAEILLNQTKTLDFTANEIDLLIQGSI from the coding sequence ATGAAAAACAGTTTTGCATTTAAATTAAACATAGCAACCATAATACTTCTTTCCTCTATTTTAATTTCAGGTTTATATTCAATTTTTATGATTAATAAATCACAAGAATATGCCCATGAAACTGGAATAAATTGGTTGCCTAGTGTTAACTTACTGGCAGGAATTTCAGAAAATTTTGGGCAAATTTCTAGAAGACATGTAACTATAATTGGCAATTATATTACCAATCAAGGAAAAGAAAAAATAGATGATGATAAAGCAAAATTAACTGAATTTATTGCCGCAATAGAAAAAAAAATGGAAGAATATCCAAATTTTATCTCTGATGCTGAAGAAAAAAATTTATTTAATCTTTTAAGTAGTGCTTGGAAGGCGTGTAAAGATGAAATAGTTGAAGATTTAAAAGATCTTGAAGAGGGAAAAGGAAATATTGTTTTTGAAACTTACAATACTAAAACATTAAACTTATTTTTGCAAACAACCAAAGCATTAGAAAATCTTACCAATTATAATGCAAAAGGAGCTTATGATTCAACAAAATCAGGAGCATATCTTACAAAATTAACAAGTATAACGATGACTTTGATATTAATTTTTTCAGCAATTGTTACTTTAACAATTTTTACTATAAATTTAAAATCTTTGAAATCTATTTCTAAATCTGTCATAGATTTAAAATCCCAATCAAAAGAAACAAATAAAATAGCTCATGTCTTAAACGATGATTCCCAAAAACTTTCCAAGTCTGCAACAGAACAAGCAAATTCTGTGCATGAAACAAGCTCTTCTATTGAAGAAATTACAAGTATGGTAAATCGGACTGCTGAAAATGCAAAAGAATCAACGGAAGTAGCAACCAATGCTTCAAATAAAGCTGAAGACGGACAAGTAACAATGCGAAAGTTAGTAACTGCGATGGAAACAATTCAAGATTCCAACGCACAATTACAAAATATTGCAACTATCATTAATCAAATTAATACTAAAACTGCAGTTATTAATGATATTGTGTCTAAAACTGAACTACTTTCTTTAAATGCTTCCATAGAATCAGCCCGAGCAGGTGAATATGGAAAAGGGTTTGCTGTTGTGGCGGAAGAAGTTGGAAATTTGGCAAAAATTAGTGGGAAATCGGCCAATGAAATTCAAGAGCTGATCACCTCTAGCCAAGAACAAGTTAATAAAATTCTTGAGTTAACTAAAGAAAGAGTAGAGGAAGGGAAAAAAGTAACAGCGGAAGCACAAGATGCTTTTCAACAAATTTCAGAAGATATCTCAAATATGTCTTCTGTAATTGTTCAAATATCCGATGCTACTAGAGAGCAGGAAATAGGGGTAAGACAAATTTCAACTGCAATGACAAATATTGACAGGGCTACGCAAACAAGCAATGCCGCAGTCAAGACCACTTCAGAAGCAGCAGAAATTCTTCTAAATCAAACAAAAACCCTTGATTTTACGGCTAATGAAATTGATTTGCTCATTCAGGGAAGTATTTAA
- the secD gene encoding protein translocase subunit SecD — protein sequence MPNKVPMPALWWIKTVIIFCALIFGILYTLPTIIGNPSDWKRDQNGQPEKWYQIAAENFLPSSRVNLGLDLRGGLSLTLNVEVEKALQDSIIRAMSRAKDLIATEGIKTGAFKVNDDLSATIEIENQAQAQQLQKKINEQTLLLLFDKTVGNTLHFYPNKTNLAEFEKQLMQQAINTIRNRIDQFGVSEPNIFQAGITRVVVELPGMSDTERAKQLLGNTAQLDFRLVLNSVTQEQLLPLLAEARKALKISEEDHQPSTIEELSRWLRDNNKLPKNATIVLKRIYGQGTQVGKVVSTLPYLVESHAKLTGDLIEDAQAVQTAENYIPQYSVSLKFKPQGAKLFGELTTTAADPKNAPHEVAIILDGNLQSAPYVRSPITGGNASITMGSNINMAEQMKQSQDLALVLRAGALPASVKVVEERQIGPTEGAQNIHAGVISTLIAAVLVIVVMLFIYGLSGFVANLAMIFNVLLILAFMALFGATLTLPGIAGIVLTMAIAVDGNVVINERIREEIRSGFSQKQAFYKGYSTSFRTLIDAHITSAVAGIVLLIYGNPTVKGFAVTLLCGIICTLFTSYYVTEVIGQWLVEKTKIKRFG from the coding sequence ATGCCAAACAAAGTTCCTATGCCCGCGTTGTGGTGGATTAAAACGGTTATTATTTTCTGTGCCCTTATTTTTGGAATTTTATATACTTTACCTACTATTATTGGAAATCCTTCGGATTGGAAACGTGATCAAAACGGCCAGCCAGAGAAGTGGTACCAAATAGCTGCTGAAAACTTTCTCCCATCTTCAAGAGTAAATTTAGGTCTTGATTTACGAGGTGGACTTTCATTAACTCTAAATGTTGAAGTTGAAAAAGCGCTTCAAGACTCTATCATTCGTGCAATGTCAAGAGCAAAAGATCTCATAGCTACTGAAGGTATAAAAACTGGAGCATTTAAAGTAAATGATGATCTTTCTGCAACTATTGAAATAGAAAATCAAGCCCAAGCCCAGCAGCTACAAAAGAAAATCAATGAGCAAACATTATTATTATTATTTGATAAAACTGTTGGAAATACTTTACATTTTTATCCTAATAAAACAAACCTTGCTGAATTTGAAAAACAATTAATGCAACAGGCAATCAATACAATTCGTAATCGTATTGATCAGTTTGGCGTTTCTGAACCAAATATTTTTCAAGCTGGTATAACAAGAGTTGTTGTTGAATTACCAGGAATGTCAGATACTGAAAGAGCAAAACAATTACTAGGTAACACGGCACAACTTGATTTTCGTTTAGTTTTGAATTCTGTTACGCAGGAACAGCTGTTACCTTTATTGGCTGAGGCGCGGAAAGCTTTAAAAATTTCTGAAGAAGATCATCAACCTTCTACTATTGAAGAACTTTCAAGATGGTTAAGAGACAATAATAAATTACCTAAAAATGCGACTATAGTTTTAAAAAGAATTTATGGCCAAGGAACCCAAGTAGGCAAAGTCGTATCTACTCTCCCTTATTTAGTAGAATCACATGCTAAATTAACAGGTGATCTTATTGAAGATGCACAAGCAGTTCAAACTGCTGAAAATTATATACCGCAGTACAGTGTTTCTTTAAAATTTAAACCACAAGGTGCGAAATTATTTGGAGAGCTGACGACTACCGCCGCAGATCCCAAAAATGCGCCACACGAAGTTGCCATTATTCTTGATGGAAATCTGCAAAGTGCTCCCTATGTTCGTTCACCAATTACTGGGGGAAATGCTTCTATTACTATGGGAAGCAATATAAATATGGCTGAGCAAATGAAACAATCACAAGATTTAGCTCTTGTTTTACGTGCTGGAGCTTTACCTGCTTCAGTAAAAGTTGTTGAAGAACGTCAAATAGGACCTACTGAAGGTGCGCAAAATATTCATGCTGGAGTCATTTCAACTCTAATTGCTGCAGTTTTAGTTATTGTTGTTATGTTGTTTATTTATGGTTTATCTGGGTTTGTAGCTAATTTAGCTATGATTTTCAATGTCCTTCTCATACTAGCTTTTATGGCTTTGTTTGGAGCTACATTAACTTTACCAGGTATAGCTGGAATTGTTTTAACTATGGCAATTGCTGTTGATGGTAACGTGGTCATTAATGAGCGTATTAGGGAAGAAATACGTTCTGGTTTTTCTCAAAAACAAGCTTTTTATAAAGGTTATAGTACGAGCTTTCGCACTTTAATAGATGCGCATATTACTTCGGCTGTCGCAGGGATTGTTCTTTTAATTTATGGTAATCCTACAGTTAAAGGCTTTGCTGTTACTTTGTTATGCGGTATTATCTGCACATTATTTACTTCATATTACGTAACAGAAGTTATTGGACAATGGCTTGTTGAAAAAACAAAAATTAAAAGGTTTGGCTAA